CCGCATCCAGCCCTTTGGCCAATACCGTCTTTGAAATCGAATCCGGATTTTCCAACACATCCTTATGATTGCCGGAAGACCCGATGGTGCTGACTACCCCTTCCCCGACACGAGCCAGGATCGTTTCTTCCCCGGCGCCTCCGACCAGCCGATCAATATTGGCGCGAACCGTCACTCTTGCCCGCACCCGCACTTCGATACCGTCTTTTGCAACCGCAGAGACAATGGGAGTTTCTATCACTTTCGGATTTACGCTCATTTGCACCGCCTGCAGAACGTCGCGGCCCGCCAGATCGATCGCCGCCGCCCGTTCAAAACCAAGCGATATATTGGCCCGTTCTGCTGCAATCAACGCATTAACTACACGATCCACATTGCCGCCCGCCAGATAATGGCTTTCCAACTGGTTTGTCGTAATGTTCAGGCCTGCCTTTGTCGCTTTAATAAGCGGTTCGACAATACGAGACGGAATGACTCGGCGTAATCGCATCCCCACCAACGTAAAAATGGAAATTCGAACACCGGCCGCCAAGGCGGAAATCCACAACGCAACCGGAATAAACGTCAACAGAACGGCCAAAACGATCACGGCCAAACCAATAATGACCAACAACCCAATAAACGCCTGATCCATTTTTCCAAAACTCCTTTCATAGCACGACTTGGCACCTTTGGTGCCTAAGCGTGACTTGTGCCCTTTGGGTGCATAGCGAGACCTGGCGCCTAGCGCCAAGGCGACTTGCCCCCCTTTGGGGGTAGGGTACAACGTCAAACTGACGGAGCGGCCGCGCCCTCCTGCCTGGAAGCAGGACGAACTACAATTCGCACCCCTTCAACATGGATAACGACAACCGAATCCCCTTTTTCAACAAAACCGCCTTCCGTTACCACATCAAACCGTTCCCCATCGATAACCACCTTACCGGCAGGGCGCAGGGGTGTAAGCGCCGTTCCTTCCCTATGCAGCAGAAACTCGTAACTTTTGGTAGGCAAATAGCCTTCTTCCTTCGTCAACTGCTGCTTTAAAATCAACTTATTCCACACCCCCCGGTTCCTGAACCGCTTAACGGTAATCCAGGTGGCAACGCCAGCCAGTATAAGAGCCAGAAAAAAAGACTGTACTCCGTATTTGGCATCTGCCACAGCGAATGCCACACTGCCTCCGATTGAGGCGATTCCGGCCACCGACAGGATGCCAAAGGAGGTAACAAAAATTTCAATCACCAATAAGACGATTCCCAATAAAAACAGCAGTATCGGTTCCCAACCGGAGTAACCCGCAAGGATCTGGCCGATAAAAAACACCGCAAACGATGCAATTCCAATTACACCTGGCAGGATAACCCCCGGGATTAGCACTTCCACCACCAGCCCGATAAGGCCAATTGAAAGAAGAATCGGAATGATCACGGGATGGGTGAGCATGGTATCAAACTCCTTCTTGCAATTTCACCAGAAAAGCCATGTGCAAAATTGCACATGGCTTCATTTTTATCAGGAAAGTTGAGACTGCACCAATTGGTTTACCAGTTTGCCATCCGCTCGCCCTTGCAGCTTCGGCATCAGAACAGACATCACTTTTCCCATATCCTTTTTTGAAACGGCACCAACCTCCGCAATGGAAGCCAGAACTATCTCTCGAATCTCATCTTCACTCAGTTGGGCGGGCATATAGCCCTCAATTACCGTAATTTCTTGCTTCACTTGATCAACCAAATCGGAGCGACCGGCGTCTTGAAAAGCTTGGAGGGAATCACGCCGTTGTTTCAATTCCCGGTTTAAGAGCACGAGAATATCCTCATCCGTGAGTGTTTTCCGTTGATCAATTTCCGCATTTTTGATAGCTGTACGAACTAAGCGAATGGTAGACAAGCGAACTTTATCCTTGTCCTTCATCGCCTGTTTCATATCAGCATCTAACCGTTCGACCAAGCTCACGAGGTCAATGCCCCCTTAGTATTTCTTTTTCTTGCGAGCGGCCTCGGACTTTTTCTTCCGAGCAACACTTGGTTTCTCGTAGTGTTTACGCTTTTTGATCTCAGCAAGGATGCCGTCTTTTGCAGTGGCCCGTTTAAAACGACGAAGTGCACTGTCCAAAGATTCATTTTTGCGAACCCGAACTTCAGACACTTAATTTCCCTCCCTCCAACTTGCCAAACACCTGCTCCAAGTCAGCATGATGCACGTCAAGAAAGTTTATCACGCCAAATTATACTGGATAACAGGACAGCAGTCAACTTGCCTATCCCGAAAAATGGGGTACCCACCGCTTCCAAAGCATGATAAAATATAGTACACCTCATTTTGACAAAGGGGGGATTCGATGTTTCGGCTTGGTCAAAAAGTTATTGTTGTCAACGATTCGTTCGAACAAAATTTACCGATCGGCGAATATGGATATATTATCGGCCGTGATCGCAGTTCAGACAG
The sequence above is a segment of the Effusibacillus dendaii genome. Coding sequences within it:
- a CDS encoding GatB/YqeY domain-containing protein; this encodes MSLVERLDADMKQAMKDKDKVRLSTIRLVRTAIKNAEIDQRKTLTDEDILVLLNRELKQRRDSLQAFQDAGRSDLVDQVKQEITVIEGYMPAQLSEDEIREIVLASIAEVGAVSKKDMGKVMSVLMPKLQGRADGKLVNQLVQSQLS
- the floA gene encoding flotillin-like protein FloA (flotillin-like protein involved in membrane lipid rafts) — translated: MDQAFIGLLVIIGLAVIVLAVLLTFIPVALWISALAAGVRISIFTLVGMRLRRVIPSRIVEPLIKATKAGLNITTNQLESHYLAGGNVDRVVNALIAAERANISLGFERAAAIDLAGRDVLQAVQMSVNPKVIETPIVSAVAKDGIEVRVRARVTVRANIDRLVGGAGEETILARVGEGVVSTIGSSGNHKDVLENPDSISKTVLAKGLDAGTAFEILSIDIADVDVGKNIGAQLQTDQAEADKRIAQAKAEERRAMAVAREQEMRAYVEEMRAKVVEAESEVPKAMAEALRQGKLGVMDYMNMQNIMADTDMRGAISKLGDDPDKQTKK
- a CDS encoding NfeD family protein, coding for MLTHPVIIPILLSIGLIGLVVEVLIPGVILPGVIGIASFAVFFIGQILAGYSGWEPILLFLLGIVLLVIEIFVTSFGILSVAGIASIGGSVAFAVADAKYGVQSFFLALILAGVATWITVKRFRNRGVWNKLILKQQLTKEEGYLPTKSYEFLLHREGTALTPLRPAGKVVIDGERFDVVTEGGFVEKGDSVVVIHVEGVRIVVRPASRQEGAAAPSV
- the rpsU gene encoding 30S ribosomal protein S21, which encodes MSEVRVRKNESLDSALRRFKRATAKDGILAEIKKRKHYEKPSVARKKKSEAARKKKKY